One genomic window of Magnolia sinica isolate HGM2019 chromosome 3, MsV1, whole genome shotgun sequence includes the following:
- the LOC131239573 gene encoding CRIB domain-containing protein RIC4-like gives MRDRMERLVVLPFSIGCVSQSSIAVCENQPKKTKQEPNTPSTRECLSGGRMKTSLGFSGGFQRLIKGFKSFSQLFVYKEEEEDVKMDMEIGFPTDVKHVTHIGWDGSTTTNTTMKGWDDLKTPDLISLTPISLRQFELAMAAQSDAPLAHGSSLRLT, from the exons ATGAGAGATCGTATGGAGCGCCTGGTGGTTCTTCCTTTCTCCATAGGCTGCGTTTCTCAATCAAGCATTGCCGTATGTGAAAATCAACCCAAGAAAACCAAACAAGAACCAAACACACCATCAACAA GAGAGTGCTTATCAGGTGGGAGAATGAAAACATCACTTGGGTTCTCTGGAGGGTTCCAAAGGTTGATCAAGGGCTTCAAGAGCTTCTCTCAATTGTTCG TGTacaaggaagaggaagaggatgtAAAGATGGATATGGAGATTGGATTTCCAACAGATGTGAAGCATGTCACACATATTGGATGGGATGGGTCCACCACAACCAACACAACAATGAAGGGCTGGGATGATCTCAAGACCCCAGATTTGATTTCTCTCACTCCAATCTCTCTAAGGCAATTTGAGCTTGCCATGGCTGCTCAATCAGATGCACCCCTTGCACATGGCTCTTCTCTCAGGCTTACCTGA